In Vibrio pomeroyi, the genomic window CCCGATCACACATAGGCACATGCACCCACACTTTGAATTTAAGTTGCGTTTCTTAAGAACGTTAGACCATCAATTGGATGCTGTTGTGAATCGGCCGATATTTGGCCTACCTTTAAATGGCGGCAAAAGCCTAGTTATCCAATTACCGCACCGGTTCCATCCTGCAAAGTCGTTTGGTTTGTACTCGACCTTGATGAAGGTCTTTATCGCTTTCATCATCCTATCTTTATTCTCTTTAATTATGGCGCGCAGGCTACAACAGCCTTTGGATCGTTTGCGAGAGGCGAGTCGACGTTTAGCGGAAGGTGACTTCTCGGTGCAAGTCGTCTCTGAATTGAAATCAAATACACGAGAATTTAATGAACTAGCGGTGGATTTTGATCATATGACGTTTGAAATCAAATCACTGGCCGAAAAGCAGCGTCGTTTGATTCGTGATGTCTCTCATGAACTTAGAACGCCATTAGCAAGGCAAAACCTCGCTTTACACTTATTGCGAAGTAAGGTCGATGATAAGAGTATTGGTTTGCTCGATCGTATGGAAAGTGAAACTGAAGAGATGAACAAGCTGGTGGGGGAGATCCTAGAATTCAGCAGACTAGAAACGTCTCGTTATGATTCCAAATTAACTTTAATGCACCTTGAACACTATTGTTCGATGCTGATTGCTCAGATGCAAAACGATTTAAAGCCAAACCAAACTCTGGTGGGCGATTTACTAACGCCAACATCGATGGTGAATATTGATGAGAG contains:
- a CDS encoding sensor histidine kinase, whose translation is MSAKLIRCPDFIAKRKDGLTFQLFSYLTIIIISIFIFQAVAEKALMKALLKVPDSVKHEMLDLAYQANVLIEEGDMDELADWANAQQYYLFVLGKDNHPITHRHMHPHFEFKLRFLRTLDHQLDAVVNRPIFGLPLNGGKSLVIQLPHRFHPAKSFGLYSTLMKVFIAFIILSLFSLIMARRLQQPLDRLREASRRLAEGDFSVQVVSELKSNTREFNELAVDFDHMTFEIKSLAEKQRRLIRDVSHELRTPLARQNLALHLLRSKVDDKSIGLLDRMESETEEMNKLVGEILEFSRLETSRYDSKLTLMHLEHYCSMLIAQMQNDLKPNQTLVGDLLTPTSMVNIDERLLLRVIGNLVGNAIKYAGEHAHVVVTTYEKTSDKRYSVISVEDDGEGIPDNKIAGIFDPFTRIESARDKQSGGYGLGLAIVKEAMGVMNGHVTAENREGGGLRVNLMFPIDD